Sequence from the Prosthecobacter debontii genome:
GTTCATAGTCTCTTGCCAGACGCCGGAACCGCGCTGACCAAGCAAATGAGCGCTCTACCACCCAGCGCCTGGGCAGTAGCACAAAGCCCTTCTTGGCTTCTTGAAGTTTCACCACTTCCAGCCTGATGCCCTCTGTTTGGGCAGCTTCGGCGGGCTGCTCTCCTGTGTAACCTTGATCCACATAGGCCAACTCCACCTTCTCTCCGGT
This genomic interval carries:
- a CDS encoding transposase; the protein is TGEKVELAYVDQGYTGEQPAEAAQTEGIRLEVVKLQEAKKGFVLLPRRWVVERSFAWSARFRRLARDYERLTTSLAGIHWLAFAVLMLSSLFSRVHNTL